A region from the Azospirillum thermophilum genome encodes:
- the thiS gene encoding sulfur carrier protein ThiS: MTATLHINGRDEALPPDTPTVAALLAARGIAAGTRGVAVALNGAVVPARRWAETPLAPGDRIEIVRPLQGG; encoded by the coding sequence ATGACCGCCACGCTGCACATCAACGGCCGGGACGAGGCCCTGCCGCCCGACACCCCCACCGTCGCCGCCCTGCTGGCCGCCCGCGGCATCGCCGCCGGGACGCGCGGGGTCGCGGTCGCCCTGAACGGCGCCGTCGTCCCCGCCCGCCGCTGGGCCGAAACCCCGCTCGCCCCCGGCGACCGCATCGAGATCGTCCGCCCCCTGCAGGGCGGCTGA